In Streptomyces sp. NBC_00569, a single genomic region encodes these proteins:
- the rpsS gene encoding 30S ribosomal protein S19 gives MPRSLKKGPFVDGHLVKKVDVQNEAGTKNVIKTWSRRSMIIPSMLGHTIAVHNGKIHIPVFVTESMVGHKLGEFSPTRTFRGHVKDDRKSKRR, from the coding sequence ATGCCGCGCAGTCTCAAGAAGGGACCCTTCGTCGACGGACACCTCGTAAAGAAGGTGGACGTACAGAACGAAGCCGGTACCAAGAACGTCATCAAGACCTGGTCCCGTCGCTCGATGATCATCCCCAGCATGCTGGGTCACACCATCGCGGTGCACAATGGCAAGATCCACATCCCGGTGTTCGTCACCGAGTCGATGGTCGGCCACAAGCTCGGCGAGTTCTCGCCGACGCGCACCTTCCGGGGTCACGTCAAGGACGACCGGAAGTCGAAGCGCCGCTAA
- the rplW gene encoding 50S ribosomal protein L23 has translation MATRHPSIAPKAAKAAKAARIAKAKRHEAEGKNTVETPLSKSFTDPRDVLLKPVVSEKSYALLDEGKYTFIVAPGANKTQIKQAVQAVFSVKVTGVNTINRQGKRKRTKTGFGKRADSKRAIVTLAEGDRIDIFGQAS, from the coding sequence ATGGCTACGCGTCACCCGAGCATCGCCCCCAAGGCGGCCAAGGCCGCCAAGGCCGCGCGCATCGCCAAGGCGAAGCGCCACGAGGCCGAGGGCAAGAACACCGTTGAGACGCCGCTGAGCAAGAGCTTCACGGATCCCCGTGACGTCCTCCTCAAGCCGGTCGTCTCCGAGAAGAGCTACGCGCTCCTCGATGAGGGCAAGTACACCTTCATCGTTGCGCCCGGGGCCAACAAGACCCAGATCAAGCAGGCCGTCCAGGCGGTCTTCTCGGTCAAGGTCACCGGAGTCAACACGATCAACCGTCAGGGCAAGCGCAAGCGCACCAAGACGGGCTTCGGCAAGCGTGCCGACAGCAAGCGCGCGATCGTGACCCTCGCTGAGGGCGACCGTATCGACATCTTCGGCCAGGCCTCCTAA
- the rpsC gene encoding 30S ribosomal protein S3 produces MGQKVNPHGFRLGITTDFKSRWYADKLYKDYVKEDVAIRRMMTSGMERAGISKVEIERTRDRVRVDIHTARPGIVIGRRGAEADRIRGDLEKLTGKQVQLNILEVKNPETDAQLVAQAVAEQLSSRVSFRRAMRKSMQTSMKAGAKGIKIQCGGRLGGAEMSRSEFYREGRVPLHTLRANVDYGFFEAKTTFGRIGVKVWIYKGDVKNIAEVRAENAAARAGNRPARGGGPGGDRPARGGGRGGERGGRGRKPQQQSAPAAEAPKADAPAAAAPAESTGTEA; encoded by the coding sequence ATGGGCCAGAAGGTAAACCCGCACGGGTTCCGGCTCGGTATCACCACGGACTTCAAGTCCCGTTGGTACGCCGACAAGCTGTACAAGGACTACGTCAAGGAAGACGTAGCCATCCGTCGCATGATGACCTCCGGCATGGAGCGCGCCGGTATCTCGAAGGTTGAGATCGAGCGCACCCGTGACCGCGTGCGTGTGGACATCCACACCGCTCGTCCGGGCATCGTCATCGGCCGCCGTGGCGCCGAGGCCGACCGCATCCGCGGTGACCTCGAGAAGCTCACGGGCAAGCAGGTCCAGCTGAACATCCTCGAGGTCAAGAACCCCGAGACCGACGCTCAGCTGGTTGCTCAGGCCGTTGCCGAGCAGCTGTCCTCCCGCGTCTCCTTCCGTCGCGCCATGCGTAAGAGCATGCAGACCTCGATGAAGGCCGGCGCCAAGGGCATCAAGATCCAGTGTGGTGGCCGTCTCGGCGGCGCCGAGATGTCCCGCTCGGAGTTCTACCGCGAGGGCCGTGTGCCCCTGCACACGCTCCGCGCGAACGTCGACTACGGCTTCTTCGAGGCCAAGACGACCTTCGGCCGTATCGGTGTGAAGGTCTGGATCTACAAGGGCGACGTCAAGAACATCGCCGAGGTCCGCGCCGAGAACGCTGCGGCCCGTGCGGGTAACCGCCCGGCCCGTGGTGGTGGCCCGGGCGGCGACCGCCCGGCCCGCGGCGGTGGCCGTGGTGGCGAGCGTGGCGGCCGCGGCCGCAAGCCGCAGCAGCAGTCGGCTCCGGCCGCCGAGGCCCCCAAGGCTGACGCGCCCGCCGCTGCCGCTCCGGCTGAGAGCACCGGAACGGAGGCCTGA
- the rplV gene encoding 50S ribosomal protein L22, with protein sequence MEARAQARYIRVTPMKARRVVDLIRGMDATEAQAVLRFAPQAASVPVGKVLDSAIANAAHNYDHTDANSLVISEAYVDEGPTLKRFRPRAQGRAYRIRKRTSHITVVVSSKEGTR encoded by the coding sequence ATGGAAGCCAGGGCCCAGGCGCGGTACATCCGCGTCACGCCCATGAAGGCCCGCCGAGTGGTGGACCTCATCCGTGGCATGGATGCCACGGAGGCTCAGGCGGTCCTGCGTTTCGCCCCGCAGGCCGCGAGCGTGCCGGTTGGCAAGGTGCTGGACAGCGCCATCGCCAACGCTGCACACAACTACGACCACACCGACGCCAATTCGCTGGTCATCAGCGAGGCGTACGTGGATGAGGGCCCGACCCTGAAGCGGTTCCGTCCGCGTGCTCAGGGCCGTGCCTACCGGATCCGTAAGCGGACCAGCCACATCACCGTGGTCGTCAGCAGCAAGGAAGGAACCCGGTAA
- the rplB gene encoding 50S ribosomal protein L2 yields MGIRKYKPTTPGRRGSSVADFVEVTRSTPEKSLVRPLHSKGGRNNAGRVTVRHQGGGHKRAYRVVDFRRHDKDGVPAKVAHIEYDPNRTARIALLHYADGEKRYIVAPRGLSQGDRIENGPGADIKPGNNLALRNIPVGTTIHAIELRPGGGAKFARSAGASVQLLAKEGQMAHLRMPSGEIRLVDVRCRATIGEVGNAEQSNINWGKAGRKRWLGVRPTVRGVAMNPVDHPHGGGEGKTSGGRHPVSPWGQKEGRTRSPKKASNKYIVRRRKTNKKR; encoded by the coding sequence ATGGGAATCCGCAAGTACAAGCCGACTACGCCGGGCCGTCGTGGCTCCAGCGTCGCCGACTTCGTCGAGGTCACGCGGTCCACGCCGGAGAAGTCGCTGGTCCGCCCGCTGCACAGCAAGGGCGGCCGTAACAACGCCGGTCGTGTGACCGTTCGCCACCAGGGTGGCGGACACAAGCGCGCCTACCGAGTGGTCGACTTCCGTCGTCACGACAAGGACGGCGTGCCGGCGAAGGTCGCGCACATCGAGTACGACCCCAACCGCACCGCGCGCATCGCGCTGCTGCACTACGCCGACGGCGAGAAGCGTTACATCGTCGCTCCGCGTGGCCTGTCGCAGGGTGACCGCATCGAGAACGGTCCTGGGGCCGACATCAAGCCGGGCAACAACCTGGCGCTCCGCAACATCCCGGTCGGTACCACGATCCACGCGATCGAGCTCCGTCCCGGTGGCGGTGCCAAGTTCGCCCGCTCCGCAGGTGCCTCCGTGCAGCTGCTGGCGAAGGAGGGCCAGATGGCCCACCTGCGCATGCCGTCCGGCGAGATCCGCCTGGTCGACGTTCGCTGCCGCGCCACCATCGGCGAGGTCGGCAACGCCGAGCAGTCGAACATCAACTGGGGCAAGGCCGGCCGCAAGCGCTGGCTCGGCGTTCGTCCGACCGTCCGCGGTGTGGCGATGAACCCGGTTGACCACCCGCACGGTGGTGGTGAGGGCAAGACCTCCGGTGGTCGCCACCCGGTCTCCCCGTGGGGTCAGAAGGAGGGTCGTACTCGTTCGCCGAAGAAGGCTTCGAACAAGTACATCGTCCGCCGCCGCAAGACGAACAAGAAGCGCTAG
- the rplP gene encoding 50S ribosomal protein L16: MLIPRRVKHRKQHHPKRRGQAKGGTTVAFGEYGIQALTPAYVTNRQIEAARIAMTRHIKRGGKVWINIYPDRPLTKKPAETRMGSGKGSPEWWVANVHPGRVMFELSYPNEKIAREALTRAAHKLPMKCRIVRREAGES; this comes from the coding sequence ATGCTGATCCCCCGTAGGGTCAAGCACCGCAAGCAGCACCACCCCAAGCGCCGCGGTCAGGCCAAGGGTGGTACGACGGTTGCGTTCGGCGAGTACGGCATTCAGGCCCTCACGCCGGCATACGTGACCAACCGCCAGATCGAGGCGGCTCGTATCGCGATGACCCGCCACATCAAGCGTGGCGGCAAGGTCTGGATCAACATCTACCCGGACCGCCCGCTTACGAAGAAGCCCGCCGAGACCCGCATGGGTTCCGGTAAGGGTTCCCCCGAGTGGTGGGTCGCGAACGTTCACCCGGGTCGGGTGATGTTCGAGCTGTCCTACCCGAACGAGAAGATTGCGCGTGAGGCGCTTACCCGCGCTGCTCACAAGCTTCCGATGAAGTGCCGGATTGTTCGGCGCGAGGCAGGTGAGTCGTGA
- the tuf gene encoding elongation factor Tu, whose product MAKAKFERTKPHVNIGTIGHIDHGKTTLTAAITKVLHDAYPDLNEASAFDQIDKAPEERQRGITISIAHVEYQTETRHYAHVDCPGHADYIKNMITGAAQMDGAILVVAATDGPMPQTKEHVLLARQVGVPYIVVALNKADMVDDEEILELVELEVRELLSEYEFPGDDLPVVKVSALKALEGDKEWGQSILNLMAAVDESIPQPERDVDKPFLMPIEDVFTITGRGTVVTGRIERGVLKVNETVDIVGIKQEKTTTTVTGIEMFRKLLDEGQAGENVGLLLRGIKREDVERGQVIIKPGSVTPHTEFEAQAYILSKDEGGRHTPFFNNYRPQFYFRTTDVTGVVTLPEGTEMVMPGDNTEMKVELIQPVAMEEGLKFAIREGGRTVGAGQVTKIVK is encoded by the coding sequence GTGGCGAAGGCGAAGTTCGAGCGGACTAAGCCGCACGTCAACATCGGCACCATCGGTCACATTGACCACGGTAAGACGACCCTCACGGCCGCCATTACCAAGGTGCTGCACGACGCGTACCCGGACCTGAACGAGGCCTCGGCCTTCGACCAGATCGACAAGGCTCCTGAGGAGCGCCAGCGCGGTATCACGATCTCGATCGCGCACGTCGAGTACCAGACGGAGACGCGTCACTACGCGCACGTCGACTGCCCCGGTCACGCGGACTACATCAAGAACATGATCACGGGTGCCGCGCAGATGGACGGCGCCATCCTCGTGGTCGCCGCCACCGACGGCCCGATGCCGCAGACCAAGGAGCACGTGCTCCTGGCCCGCCAGGTCGGCGTTCCGTACATCGTCGTCGCCCTGAACAAGGCCGACATGGTGGACGACGAGGAGATCCTGGAGCTCGTCGAGCTCGAGGTCCGTGAGCTCCTCTCCGAGTACGAGTTCCCGGGCGACGACCTGCCGGTCGTCAAGGTCTCGGCGCTCAAGGCGCTCGAGGGCGACAAGGAGTGGGGTCAGTCGATCCTGAACCTCATGGCCGCCGTCGACGAGTCCATCCCGCAGCCCGAGCGTGACGTCGACAAGCCGTTCCTCATGCCGATCGAGGACGTCTTCACGATCACCGGTCGCGGTACGGTCGTCACCGGCCGTATCGAGCGTGGTGTCCTCAAGGTCAACGAGACCGTTGACATCGTGGGCATCAAGCAGGAGAAGACCACCACCACGGTCACCGGCATCGAGATGTTCCGCAAGCTGCTCGACGAGGGCCAGGCCGGTGAGAACGTCGGTCTGCTCCTCCGTGGCATCAAGCGCGAGGACGTCGAGCGCGGCCAGGTCATCATCAAGCCCGGTTCGGTCACGCCGCACACCGAGTTCGAGGCCCAGGCCTACATCCTGTCGAAGGACGAGGGTGGCCGTCACACCCCCTTCTTCAACAACTACCGCCCGCAGTTCTACTTCCGCACCACGGACGTGACCGGCGTCGTGACCCTCCCCGAGGGCACCGAGATGGTCATGCCGGGCGACAACACTGAGATGAAGGTCGAACTCATCCAGCCCGTCGCCATGGAAGAGGGCCTGAAGTTCGCCATCCGTGAGGGTGGCCGGACCGTGGGCGCCGGCCAGGTCACCAAGATCGTCAAGTAA
- the rplC gene encoding 50S ribosomal protein L3: MAKQIKGILGEKLGMTQVWDDNNRVVPVTVVKAGPNVVTQVRTNDTDGYESVQIAFGEIDPRKVNKPLKGHFAKADVTPRRHLVELRTSGASEYTLGQEITAEVFEAGVKVDVTAKSKGKGFAGVMKRHNFKGGKASHGAHRVHRMPGSIGGCATPGRVFKGMRMAGRMGNERVTTQNLTVHAVDAEKGLLLIKGAVPGPNGGLVLVRTAAKGV, encoded by the coding sequence ATGGCTAAGCAGATCAAGGGCATCCTGGGCGAGAAGCTCGGCATGACCCAGGTCTGGGACGACAACAACCGTGTCGTCCCGGTCACCGTGGTCAAGGCCGGTCCGAACGTCGTGACCCAGGTCCGTACGAACGACACTGACGGCTACGAGTCGGTCCAGATCGCCTTCGGCGAGATTGACCCGCGCAAGGTGAACAAGCCCCTCAAGGGCCACTTCGCCAAGGCCGATGTAACCCCGCGCCGCCACCTGGTGGAGCTCCGCACCTCCGGCGCCAGCGAGTACACGCTGGGCCAGGAGATCACTGCCGAGGTCTTCGAGGCCGGCGTCAAGGTTGACGTCACCGCGAAGAGCAAGGGCAAGGGCTTCGCCGGTGTCATGAAGCGCCACAACTTCAAGGGTGGCAAGGCGTCCCACGGTGCCCACCGTGTGCACCGCATGCCCGGTTCCATCGGTGGCTGTGCCACTCCCGGCCGTGTCTTCAAGGGCATGCGCATGGCGGGTCGCATGGGCAACGAGCGGGTCACCACCCAGAACCTGACCGTTCACGCCGTTGACGCGGAGAAGGGCCTGCTCCTCATCAAGGGCGCAGTTCCCGGTCCGAACGGTGGCCTCGTCCTGGTCCGTACTGCGGCCAAGGGGGTTTGA
- the fusA gene encoding elongation factor G, producing MATTSLDLAKVRNIGIMAHIDAGKTTTTERILFYTGVSYKIGEVHDGAATMDWMEQEQERGITITSAATTCHWPLNDVDHTINIIDTPGHVDFTVEVERSLRVLDGAVTVFDGVAGVEPQSETVWRQADRYGVPRICFVNKLDRTGAEFHRCVDMIVNRLGATPLVMQLPIGAEMDFQGVVDLVTMKAFVWSAEAAKGEAYDIVDIPATHTEAAEEWRGKLLEAVAENDEEMMELYLEGTEPSVDQLYAAVRRITIASGKGGDTTVTPVFCGTAFKNKGVQPLLDAVVRYLPSPLDVEAIEGHDVKDVETVVKRKPSDDEPLSALAFKIMSDPHLGKLTFVRVYSGRLESGTAVLNSVKGKKERIGKIYRMHANKREEIESVGAGDIVAVMGLKQTTTGETLCDDKSPVILESMDFPAPVIQVAIEPKSKGDQEKLGVAIQRLSEEDPSFQVHSDEETGQTIIGGMGELHLEVLVDRMKREFRVEANVGKPQVAYRETIRQAVERHDYTHKKQTGGTGQFAKVQIAIEPIDSGDATYEFVNKVTGGRIPREYIPSVDAGAQEAMQFGILAGYEMTGVRVILLDGGYHEVDSSELAFKIAGSQAFKEAARKAKPVLLEPMMAVEVTTPEDYMGEVIGDINSRRGQIQAMEERSGARVVKGLVPLSEMFGYVGDLRSKTSGRASYSMQFDSYAEVPRNVAEEIIAKAKGE from the coding sequence ATGGCTACCACTTCACTTGACCTGGCCAAGGTGCGCAACATCGGCATCATGGCTCACATCGACGCGGGCAAGACGACGACCACCGAGCGGATCCTGTTCTACACCGGTGTTTCGTACAAGATCGGTGAGGTCCACGACGGCGCCGCGACCATGGACTGGATGGAGCAGGAGCAGGAGCGTGGCATCACGATCACCTCTGCTGCCACCACCTGTCACTGGCCGCTGAACGATGTCGACCACACCATCAACATCATCGACACCCCGGGCCACGTGGACTTCACCGTCGAGGTGGAGCGTTCGCTCCGCGTCCTCGACGGTGCCGTGACGGTGTTCGACGGCGTTGCCGGCGTTGAGCCCCAGTCCGAGACTGTCTGGCGTCAGGCGGACCGCTACGGCGTGCCGCGTATCTGCTTCGTCAACAAGCTCGACCGTACGGGTGCCGAGTTCCACCGCTGCGTCGACATGATCGTCAACCGCCTCGGTGCCACCCCGCTCGTCATGCAGCTGCCCATCGGCGCTGAGATGGACTTCCAGGGTGTTGTCGACCTCGTCACGATGAAGGCGTTCGTCTGGTCGGCCGAGGCCGCCAAGGGCGAGGCGTACGACATCGTCGACATCCCGGCCACGCACACCGAGGCTGCCGAGGAATGGCGCGGCAAGCTGCTCGAGGCCGTCGCGGAGAACGACGAAGAGATGATGGAGCTGTACCTCGAGGGCACTGAGCCCTCGGTGGACCAGCTGTACGCGGCCGTGCGTCGCATCACCATCGCCTCCGGCAAGGGCGGCGACACCACCGTCACCCCCGTGTTCTGCGGCACCGCGTTCAAGAACAAGGGCGTTCAGCCCCTGCTCGACGCCGTCGTGCGCTACCTGCCGTCTCCCCTGGACGTCGAGGCCATCGAGGGCCACGACGTCAAGGACGTGGAGACGGTCGTCAAGCGCAAGCCGTCCGACGACGAGCCGCTGTCGGCGCTGGCGTTCAAGATCATGAGCGACCCGCACCTCGGCAAGCTCACCTTCGTCCGGGTTTACTCGGGCCGCCTGGAGTCCGGCACCGCCGTGCTGAACTCCGTCAAGGGCAAGAAGGAGCGCATCGGCAAGATCTACCGTATGCACGCGAACAAGCGTGAGGAGATCGAGTCGGTGGGCGCCGGTGACATCGTCGCCGTCATGGGTCTGAAGCAGACCACCACGGGTGAGACGCTCTGTGACGACAAGAGCCCGGTGATCCTGGAGTCCATGGACTTCCCGGCTCCGGTCATTCAGGTCGCCATCGAGCCGAAGTCCAAGGGCGACCAGGAGAAGCTGGGTGTCGCCATCCAGCGTCTCTCGGAGGAGGACCCCTCCTTCCAGGTTCACTCGGACGAGGAGACCGGCCAGACCATCATCGGTGGTATGGGCGAGCTTCACCTCGAGGTGCTCGTCGACCGCATGAAGCGCGAGTTCCGCGTCGAGGCGAACGTCGGCAAGCCGCAGGTCGCTTACCGCGAGACGATCCGTCAGGCCGTCGAGCGTCACGACTACACCCACAAGAAGCAGACCGGTGGTACCGGTCAGTTCGCCAAGGTGCAGATCGCGATCGAGCCGATCGACAGCGGCGACGCCACGTACGAGTTCGTGAACAAGGTCACCGGTGGCCGCATCCCCCGGGAGTACATCCCGTCGGTGGACGCGGGTGCGCAGGAGGCCATGCAGTTCGGCATCCTGGCCGGCTACGAGATGACTGGCGTCCGCGTCATCCTTCTCGACGGTGGCTACCACGAGGTCGACTCCTCCGAGCTCGCCTTCAAGATCGCCGGTTCGCAGGCGTTCAAGGAGGCCGCGCGCAAGGCCAAGCCCGTACTGCTCGAGCCGATGATGGCCGTTGAGGTCACCACGCCCGAGGACTACATGGGCGAGGTCATCGGCGACATCAACTCCCGCCGTGGCCAGATCCAGGCCATGGAGGAGCGCAGTGGCGCCCGTGTCGTGAAGGGCCTCGTTCCCCTCTCGGAGATGTTCGGCTACGTCGGAGACCTCCGCAGCAAGACGTCGGGTCGCGCAAGCTACTCGATGCAGTTCGACTCCTACGCCGAGGTTCCGCGGAACGTCGCCGAGGAGATCATCGCGAAGGCCAAGGGCGAGTAA
- the rplD gene encoding 50S ribosomal protein L4 → MSTIDILSPAGDKAGTVELPAEIFDVEKISIPLLHQVVVAQLAAARQGTHKTKRRGEVRGGGRKPYRQKGTGRARQGSTRAPQFAGGGVVHGPQPRDYSQRTPKKMKAAALRHALTDRARNARIHVVTGVVDGGVSTKAAKSLLAKISERKNLLLVIDRADEAALLSARNLPQVHILEPGQLNTYDVLVSDDVVFTQAAFESFVSGPQATDTEGSEA, encoded by the coding sequence ATGAGCACCATTGACATCCTTTCGCCGGCAGGCGACAAGGCCGGGACGGTCGAGCTCCCCGCGGAGATCTTCGACGTCGAGAAGATCAGCATCCCGCTTCTCCACCAGGTCGTCGTCGCCCAGCTGGCAGCTGCCCGTCAGGGCACGCACAAGACCAAGCGTCGCGGCGAGGTCCGCGGTGGTGGGCGCAAGCCTTACCGCCAGAAGGGCACCGGCCGCGCGCGCCAGGGTTCGACCCGTGCGCCGCAGTTCGCCGGCGGTGGCGTCGTCCACGGCCCGCAGCCGCGTGACTACTCGCAGCGGACCCCGAAGAAGATGAAGGCCGCGGCCCTGCGCCACGCCCTCACCGACCGGGCCCGCAACGCTCGCATCCACGTCGTCACCGGCGTGGTCGACGGCGGAGTCTCCACCAAGGCCGCCAAGTCGCTGCTCGCCAAGATCTCGGAGCGCAAGAACCTGCTCCTGGTGATCGACCGTGCCGACGAGGCCGCGCTGCTCTCCGCTCGCAACCTGCCCCAGGTCCACATCCTGGAGCCGGGCCAGCTGAACACGTACGACGTTCTCGTCTCGGACGACGTGGTCTTCACCCAGGCCGCCTTCGAGTCCTTCGTGTCCGGCCCGCAGGCCACTGACACCGAAGGGAGCGAAGCCTGA
- a CDS encoding PIG-L family deacetylase — protein MLIGGAAVTAATAAALVGHTAATAPPARTAAPSPASGRPAAQGDHALLLQVLAHPDDDLYFMNPDTSQAVAAGIPLVCVYVTAGEADGVNKIPGRPHPPADRSAYASARHQGLRQSYATQLGLPVFSGWRTEVTTLAGGHQAEVNTLEHRGRRVELVFLDLAMHTPAGHMGAPALWRERGLPLRTVVVDGSPVRRAQMYDYDGLVDVLVALFERYRPTLVHTLDPDPDFQHSDLRTRIRDSEQPGFSDHADHTAVAAFTWAALIRWSQTAAGGPPPFAATAFRGYYNHHWPENLPEAVLHAKAAHLMPYGAAPDWQCGNPSGCGDYNVGGDRPLTNRKGWVRSTHYRYPGPRIALAQAPDGRLTGYGVLGMRAVRWRETPQGVFGRPTDLGGGPLAPALGSAALRDGRQLLLGLRLAALEGRGGSDLREIVVLEQRAPGGEFGAWTGLGNPETDPVRGRRIGVPVAVTAHDGQVHLFVRDADQGISTRVRGLDGRWSPWRTLGGGPVQDGLTAVVGEDGGVHVYAPGHDTVHHWTPEGPAPLAGLPVPADAVAAAGGRLYYRAPASSALTATAGPPVDFPGYGPVTADGPYLLGRDTGGTVQLLHRGRIQRAAVDLVTLDGPALRATSRGPVAVGLSPAARPWLWRPDSSTGTGTARKI, from the coding sequence GTGCTCATCGGGGGCGCCGCCGTCACCGCCGCCACCGCGGCCGCCCTCGTGGGCCACACGGCCGCGACCGCGCCCCCGGCCCGCACCGCCGCCCCCTCCCCCGCCTCCGGCCGCCCCGCCGCCCAGGGCGATCACGCCCTGCTGCTCCAGGTCCTCGCTCATCCCGACGACGACCTGTACTTCATGAACCCGGACACCAGCCAGGCCGTCGCCGCCGGCATCCCGCTGGTCTGCGTGTACGTCACCGCGGGCGAGGCCGACGGCGTCAACAAGATCCCCGGCCGCCCGCACCCCCCGGCCGACAGGTCCGCGTACGCCTCCGCCCGTCACCAGGGGCTCCGCCAGTCCTACGCGACCCAGCTCGGCCTGCCGGTCTTCAGCGGCTGGCGCACCGAGGTCACGACGCTCGCGGGCGGGCACCAGGCCGAGGTGAACACCCTGGAGCACCGGGGACGCCGCGTCGAACTGGTCTTCCTCGACCTCGCGATGCACACCCCGGCGGGCCACATGGGCGCCCCGGCCCTGTGGCGGGAGCGCGGACTGCCGCTGCGCACGGTCGTCGTCGACGGGTCCCCGGTGCGCCGGGCGCAGATGTACGACTACGACGGCCTCGTCGACGTACTCGTGGCCCTCTTCGAGCGCTACCGGCCCACCCTCGTGCACACGCTCGACCCGGACCCCGACTTCCAGCACAGCGATCTGCGGACGCGCATACGTGACAGCGAGCAGCCCGGTTTCTCCGACCACGCCGACCACACGGCCGTGGCCGCGTTCACCTGGGCGGCGTTGATCCGCTGGTCGCAGACCGCGGCGGGAGGGCCGCCCCCGTTCGCGGCCACCGCCTTCCGCGGTTACTACAACCACCACTGGCCCGAGAACCTCCCCGAGGCCGTGCTGCACGCCAAGGCCGCCCATCTGATGCCGTACGGCGCGGCCCCGGACTGGCAATGCGGCAACCCCTCCGGATGCGGCGACTACAACGTCGGCGGGGACCGCCCCCTCACCAACCGCAAGGGCTGGGTCCGCTCCACGCACTACCGCTACCCGGGCCCACGGATCGCCCTGGCCCAGGCACCGGACGGCAGGCTGACCGGCTACGGCGTGCTCGGCATGCGTGCCGTCCGCTGGCGCGAGACCCCACAAGGGGTCTTCGGCCGGCCCACGGACCTGGGCGGCGGCCCGCTCGCGCCGGCCCTCGGCTCCGCGGCCCTCCGCGACGGACGGCAGCTGCTGCTCGGCCTGCGGCTCGCGGCCCTCGAAGGGCGCGGCGGCTCCGACCTGCGCGAGATCGTGGTCCTCGAACAGCGCGCTCCCGGCGGGGAGTTCGGCGCCTGGACCGGTCTCGGCAACCCGGAGACCGATCCCGTGCGCGGCCGCCGCATCGGCGTCCCCGTCGCCGTCACCGCCCACGACGGGCAGGTGCATCTCTTCGTACGGGACGCGGACCAGGGCATCAGCACACGGGTGCGCGGCCTGGACGGACGCTGGTCGCCGTGGCGCACTCTCGGCGGCGGGCCCGTGCAGGACGGTCTGACCGCGGTCGTCGGCGAGGACGGCGGCGTCCATGTGTACGCGCCGGGACACGACACGGTGCACCACTGGACACCGGAGGGGCCCGCGCCGCTCGCCGGGCTGCCGGTGCCCGCCGACGCCGTAGCCGCCGCTGGCGGCCGGCTCTACTACCGGGCCCCCGCCTCGTCGGCGCTGACGGCGACGGCCGGCCCCCCGGTCGACTTCCCCGGCTACGGCCCCGTGACCGCCGACGGGCCGTACCTCCTGGGCCGGGACACCGGCGGCACGGTCCAGCTGCTGCACCGCGGCCGGATCCAGCGGGCCGCGGTCGACCTGGTCACCCTCGACGGACCCGCCCTGCGCGCCACCTCGCGCGGTCCCGTGGCCGTGGGACTCTCCCCCGCGGCCCGGCCGTGGCTGTGGCGCCCGGACAGCTCCACCGGCACCGGGACCGCCCGCAAGATCTGA
- the rpsJ gene encoding 30S ribosomal protein S10 gives MAGQKIRIRLKAYDHEVIDSSAKKIVETVTRTGASVAGPVPLPTEKNVYCVIKSPHKYKDSREHFEMRTHKRLIDILDPTPKTVDSLMRLDLPAGVDIEIKL, from the coding sequence ATGGCGGGACAGAAGATCCGCATCCGGCTCAAGGCCTACGACCACGAGGTCATCGACAGCTCGGCGAAGAAGATCGTCGAGACGGTGACCCGCACTGGTGCGTCGGTCGCAGGCCCGGTGCCGCTGCCCACTGAGAAGAACGTGTACTGCGTCATCAAGTCGCCGCACAAGTACAAGGACTCTCGCGAGCACTTCGAGATGCGCACGCACAAGCGCCTGATCGACATTCTCGACCCGACGCCCAAGACCGTTGACTCGTTGATGCGCCTGGACCTTCCGGCCGGCGTTGACATCGAGATCAAGCTCTGA
- the rpsG gene encoding 30S ribosomal protein S7, translated as MPRKGPAPKRPVIIDPVYGSPLVTSLINKVLLNGKRSTAERIVYGAMEGLREKSGNDPVITLKRALENIKPTLEVKSRRVGGATYQVPIEVKPGRANTLALRWLVGYSRARREKTMTERLMNELLDASNGLGAAVKKREDTHKMAESNKAFAHYRW; from the coding sequence ATGCCTCGTAAGGGCCCCGCCCCGAAGCGCCCGGTCATCATCGACCCGGTCTACGGCTCTCCTCTGGTGACCTCCCTCATCAACAAGGTGCTGCTGAACGGCAAGCGCTCCACCGCCGAGCGCATCGTGTACGGCGCCATGGAGGGTCTGCGTGAGAAGTCGGGCAACGACCCGGTCATCACGCTGAAGCGCGCGCTGGAGAACATCAAGCCGACCCTCGAGGTCAAGTCCCGCCGTGTCGGTGGCGCCACCTACCAGGTGCCGATCGAGGTCAAGCCCGGTCGCGCCAACACGCTCGCGCTGCGCTGGCTCGTGGGTTACTCCCGCGCCCGCCGCGAGAAGACCATGACCGAGCGCCTCATGAACGAGCTGCTCGACGCCTCGAACGGTCTTGGCGCTGCCGTCAAGAAGCGTGAGGACACCCACAAGATGGCCGAGTCCAACAAGGCCTTCGCGCACTACCGCTGGTAG